A portion of the Blautia hansenii DSM 20583 genome contains these proteins:
- a CDS encoding DUF3847 domain-containing protein, with product MPDTSKLERLNREMEKSEKKLRKAINDEKALQHQLKQLTRKERTHRLCTRGGMLESFLQEPERLTDDDVMMLLKLIFHRQDTQELLKKLLEREKPETP from the coding sequence TTGCCTGATACCTCAAAGCTGGAAAGGCTCAACCGGGAGATGGAGAAAAGCGAAAAGAAACTGCGGAAAGCCATCAATGATGAAAAGGCATTGCAGCACCAGTTAAAGCAGCTTACCCGAAAGGAACGGACGCACCGGCTCTGTACCCGTGGCGGTATGCTGGAAAGTTTTCTGCAAGAGCCGGAACGCCTGACAGATGATGATGTCATGATGTTGTTGAAACTCATTTTTCACAGGCAGGACACGCAGGAACTATTGAAAAAACTGCTGGAACGGGAGAAGCCGGAAACCCCTTAG
- a CDS encoding MATE family efflux transporter: MNNKRTFFQYVIPSVLSFALSGVYAIVDGFFVGNSIGDAGLSAINIAYPITAVLQSVGTGIGMGGSVKYSILKAAGNEKKAREFVAGATWLMLLFSAVLTVTVFFTSEKILSALGASGELLTLGNEYIKVIALGAILQVFGTGLVPFMRNYGGSLWAMIAMICGFATNVALDYTFVWVLGRGMYGAALATIIGQGVTMAVALVYCAIKKNLTLKIAPVDTPKTAFQILKIGLAPFGLTLAPNISLVIINRFSVYYGGQEAIATYACISYIICIVYLLLQGVGDGSQPLMSQFYGAGEEKSLKQTKTLAYEFSMVLAVISAILIYLLRGKIGLLFGSSAEVNAGVIKVMPIFLVSVPFDAITRVSAAAFYATEKSVLSYVLTFIEPIIMLVLMLMLPPVFGGQITIWWSAVFAKVITASVSIVLSVRYSAQRNR, encoded by the coding sequence GTGAATAACAAGCGGACTTTCTTTCAGTATGTGATTCCGTCCGTGTTATCCTTTGCGCTTTCCGGGGTGTATGCCATCGTTGACGGTTTCTTTGTAGGCAACTCAATCGGGGATGCCGGACTTTCCGCAATCAACATTGCATATCCCATCACGGCGGTCCTGCAATCCGTAGGGACAGGAATCGGAATGGGTGGTTCAGTCAAATACTCCATTCTGAAAGCAGCAGGAAATGAGAAAAAAGCACGGGAGTTCGTTGCCGGTGCAACATGGCTGATGCTTCTTTTCAGCGCTGTCCTGACTGTCACCGTTTTCTTCACTTCAGAGAAAATCCTTTCTGCCCTTGGTGCATCGGGCGAGTTGCTTACTCTGGGAAATGAGTATATCAAGGTAATTGCCCTTGGAGCGATTTTACAGGTGTTCGGCACCGGACTGGTTCCGTTTATGCGTAATTACGGCGGTTCTTTGTGGGCAATGATCGCTATGATCTGCGGCTTTGCTACCAATGTTGCTCTTGACTATACTTTTGTGTGGGTTCTTGGACGGGGCATGTACGGTGCGGCATTGGCGACCATTATTGGGCAGGGAGTTACCATGGCGGTTGCACTCGTGTATTGCGCCATCAAAAAGAACCTCACTCTGAAAATCGCACCTGTTGATACCCCGAAAACGGCATTTCAGATATTAAAAATCGGACTTGCTCCATTTGGCTTGACCCTTGCCCCAAATATCTCTCTTGTGATCATCAACCGATTTTCGGTTTATTATGGCGGACAGGAGGCTATCGCCACCTATGCCTGTATCTCCTATATCATCTGCATTGTTTATCTTCTTTTGCAGGGTGTCGGTGATGGTAGCCAGCCGCTCATGAGTCAGTTCTACGGAGCAGGCGAAGAAAAATCGCTCAAACAAACCAAAACGCTGGCGTATGAATTTTCCATGGTTTTGGCGGTAATCAGTGCGATTCTGATTTACCTGCTCCGTGGAAAGATTGGACTACTGTTCGGTTCATCTGCCGAGGTAAACGCAGGGGTCATAAAGGTCATGCCGATCTTCCTTGTGTCGGTTCCGTTTGACGCCATCACACGAGTTTCCGCGGCGGCTTTCTACGCAACCGAAAAAAGTGTGCTGTCCTATGTTCTGACCTTTATCGAACCCATCATCATGCTGGTGTTGATGCTGATGCTGCCGCCGGTGTTTGGCGGTCAAATCACGATTTGGTGGAGCGCCGTATTTGCAAAGGTCATTACCGCATCAGTAAGCATTGTGCTGTCCGTTAGATACAGCGCACAAAGAAATCGATAA
- the ltrA gene encoding group II intron reverse transcriptase/maturase, giving the protein METKLVRIAEISATSKHPIFTSVYHLINEDMLKQCHRELDGNKAVGIDKVTKDEYGKNLDRNIKELVQRLKNKSFKPFPSLRVYIPKGNGKKRPLGIASYEDKIVQMAVKKILGAIYEPRFLNCMYGFRPNRGCHEAIKEVYQRISYGKISYIVDADIKGFFDHIDHDWMMKFLEWNIQDRNLLWLIRKYLKAGIIEQGKFEPTEEGSAQGSVMSPMLANIYMHYVLTLWFKLVVQREMHGECFLVNFADDFVAGFQYKSEAERYYKELKERMEKFGLELESSKSRLIEFGRFAEQNRRARGECKPETFDFLGFTFYCSKTRKGGFVPKVQTSRKKFEQKVRAYKNWIYDNRNRPMREIIKELNVKLIGHYRYYGVTWNFRKITTFLHRVQQFLFKAMNRRGCRRAYTWNGFVEMLKYYPLAKPKTYYCLY; this is encoded by the coding sequence ATGGAAACGAAATTAGTAAGAATAGCTGAGATATCGGCAACATCAAAACATCCTATATTTACATCAGTGTACCATTTGATAAATGAAGATATGCTAAAGCAATGCCATAGGGAATTAGATGGGAACAAAGCAGTCGGAATTGACAAGGTAACTAAGGATGAGTATGGGAAGAACCTTGATAGAAATATCAAGGAACTGGTACAGAGGTTGAAAAACAAATCCTTTAAGCCATTTCCGTCACTGAGGGTATATATACCTAAAGGAAATGGAAAGAAACGACCATTAGGGATTGCTTCCTATGAAGATAAGATTGTACAAATGGCAGTGAAGAAAATACTGGGAGCTATTTATGAACCGAGATTCCTAAACTGCATGTATGGATTCAGACCGAATAGGGGGTGTCACGAAGCAATAAAAGAAGTATACCAACGGATAAGCTATGGAAAAATCAGCTATATCGTAGATGCCGATATCAAAGGTTTCTTTGACCATATCGACCATGATTGGATGATGAAGTTCCTTGAATGGAATATACAGGATAGGAACTTATTGTGGCTAATACGTAAATACCTCAAAGCAGGAATAATAGAGCAAGGAAAATTCGAGCCAACAGAGGAAGGTTCGGCACAAGGCTCAGTAATGAGTCCGATGCTTGCAAATATATACATGCATTATGTGCTGACGCTGTGGTTTAAGCTGGTGGTGCAAAGGGAAATGCATGGAGAGTGTTTTCTCGTCAACTTTGCGGATGATTTTGTTGCAGGATTTCAATATAAGTCAGAAGCTGAAAGATACTATAAAGAGTTAAAGGAACGAATGGAAAAGTTTGGACTGGAGCTGGAAAGTAGTAAAAGCAGACTGATTGAATTTGGGAGATTTGCAGAGCAGAATCGTAGAGCAAGAGGAGAATGTAAGCCTGAAACATTTGATTTTCTGGGATTTACCTTCTACTGTAGCAAAACTCGAAAGGGAGGTTTCGTACCAAAGGTACAGACTTCAAGAAAGAAGTTTGAGCAAAAGGTTAGAGCATACAAGAACTGGATTTACGATAATCGAAATCGACCAATGCGAGAAATAATTAAAGAGTTGAACGTAAAACTAATTGGACACTATCGGTATTATGGTGTTACATGGAATTTTCGGAAGATAACAACATTCCTGCACAGAGTACAACAGTTTCTATTCAAAGCCATGAATCGGAGAGGTTGTAGACGGGCATACACATGGAATGGATTTGTGGAAATGCTCAAGTATTACCCGTTAGCAAAACCTAAAACGTACTATTGTTTATATTGA
- a CDS encoding MarR family winged helix-turn-helix transcriptional regulator — protein MENNHFNVAWAKSTALYTKAASVLGVGYPEMMVLYALESMGELTQKQIAENFGMQKQTVHTVVSALQKKGYLLLEASEGDKREKRIVLTESGQVYAHRMIAPLRKAEEKVYRTIGNERLQAMCEILDLFNLLFERELRGGLGSE, from the coding sequence ATGGAAAACAATCATTTTAACGTTGCGTGGGCGAAAAGCACTGCGCTATATACAAAAGCAGCTTCAGTACTTGGCGTCGGATACCCGGAAATGATGGTGCTGTATGCGCTGGAATCCATGGGAGAACTGACGCAAAAGCAGATCGCAGAGAATTTCGGTATGCAAAAACAGACGGTTCATACGGTCGTGAGCGCACTTCAAAAGAAGGGCTATTTACTGTTGGAGGCCAGCGAGGGCGATAAACGTGAGAAGCGGATCGTCTTGACTGAAAGCGGACAGGTATACGCCCACAGAATGATTGCGCCTTTACGAAAAGCCGAGGAGAAGGTTTATAGAACAATCGGGAACGAACGGCTCCAAGCCATGTGTGAAATTCTTGACCTTTTCAATCTTCTCTTTGAAAGAGAGCTGAGAGGAGGTCTGGGCAGTGAATAA
- a CDS encoding recombinase family protein, with translation MLRQTTQQLITALYPRLSHEDELQGESNSISNQKRILETYAKQNGFSNLRWYTDDGYSGANFQRPGFQAMLADIEAGKVGTVIVKDMSRLGRNYLQVGMYTEMIFPQKNVRFIAINDGVDSAQGENDFAPLRNIFNEWLVRDTSKKIKAVKRSKGMSGKPITSKPVYGYLMDEDENFIIDEEAAPVVRQIYSLCLAGNGPTKIARMLTEQQIPTPGTLEYRRTGSTRRYHPGYECKWATNTVVHLLENREYTGCLVNFKTEKPSYKLKHSIENPPEKQAVFENHHEPIIDRETWERVQELRKQRKRPNRYDEVGLFSGILFCADCGSVMYQQRYQTDKRKQDCYICGSYKKRTADCTAHFIRTDLLTAGVLSNLRKVTSYAAKHEARFMKLLIEQNEDGDRRRNAAKKKELETAEKRISELSAIFKRLYEDSVTGRISDERFTELSADYEAEQKELKERAAKLREELSKVQEATENAEKFMNVVRRHTTIEELTPTLLREFVEKIVVHESVALDGKRRGKLRRQEIEIYYSFVGKVELPDT, from the coding sequence ATGTTAAGACAGACCACCCAGCAACTCATTACCGCCCTTTACCCAAGACTTTCCCATGAGGACGAACTGCAAGGCGAGAGCAATTCCATTTCCAACCAAAAGCGGATTTTGGAAACCTATGCCAAACAGAATGGATTTTCCAATCTGCGCTGGTACACCGACGACGGTTATTCCGGTGCAAACTTTCAAAGACCCGGATTTCAAGCCATGCTTGCAGACATTGAAGCCGGGAAAGTCGGGACAGTTATCGTCAAGGATATGTCGAGGTTAGGGCGAAACTACTTACAAGTGGGAATGTACACCGAAATGATTTTCCCACAGAAAAACGTCCGTTTTATTGCTATTAATGACGGCGTTGACAGCGCACAGGGGGAAAATGACTTTGCCCCTCTGCGGAACATCTTTAACGAATGGCTGGTGAGAGATACGAGCAAGAAAATCAAGGCAGTAAAACGCTCTAAGGGCATGAGCGGCAAGCCCATCACAAGCAAGCCTGTCTATGGCTACCTCATGGACGAGGACGAAAACTTTATCATTGACGAGGAAGCCGCCCCGGTGGTACGGCAGATTTACAGCCTTTGCCTTGCCGGGAACGGTCCGACCAAGATAGCCCGTATGCTGACCGAGCAGCAAATCCCCACGCCGGGGACACTGGAATACCGCAGGACGGGAAGCACCCGCCGCTACCACCCCGGCTATGAGTGCAAGTGGGCGACAAATACAGTGGTTCATCTGCTGGAAAACCGGGAATATACGGGCTGTCTGGTAAACTTTAAGACCGAGAAACCGTCCTACAAGCTGAAACACAGCATAGAAAATCCCCCGGAAAAACAGGCAGTTTTTGAGAACCACCATGAGCCTATCATTGACCGGGAAACGTGGGAACGGGTGCAGGAGTTACGCAAGCAGCGCAAACGCCCCAACCGTTATGACGAAGTGGGCTTGTTCTCCGGCATACTCTTTTGTGCCGACTGCGGCAGCGTCATGTACCAGCAGCGGTATCAGACGGACAAGCGCAAGCAGGACTGTTATATCTGCGGCAGCTACAAGAAGCGCACCGCCGACTGTACGGCGCACTTTATCCGCACCGACCTCTTGACTGCCGGTGTACTCTCCAATCTGCGGAAAGTTACCAGCTATGCGGCAAAGCATGAAGCCCGGTTTATGAAGCTCTTGATTGAACAGAATGAGGACGGGGACAGACGCAGGAACGCCGCCAAGAAAAAGGAACTGGAAACGGCTGAAAAGCGTATCAGCGAACTTTCTGCTATCTTCAAACGGCTGTATGAGGACAGCGTGACCGGGCGCATATCGGACGAGCGTTTCACAGAGCTGTCGGCAGACTATGAAGCCGAGCAGAAAGAACTGAAAGAACGTGCCGCCAAACTGCGGGAAGAACTTTCCAAAGTGCAGGAAGCCACCGAAAACGCTGAAAAGTTTATGAACGTGGTACGCAGGCACACCACCATTGAAGAACTTACCCCTACTCTGCTGCGGGAGTTTGTGGAGAAAATCGTTGTCCATGAAAGCGTTGCCCTTGACGGGAAACGCCGGGGCAAGTTACGCAGACAGGAAATTGAAATCTATTATTCTTTTGTCGGCAAGGTAGAATTGCCCGACACCTAA
- a CDS encoding helix-turn-helix domain-containing protein — MKGATSIQERLWELRKDKGLNLEELSKLTGISKSALGSYEKEDFKEINHGNLITLADFYGVSVDYLLCRTENREQINTSLTELHLNDEMVALLKSGRINNRLLCELATHKDFIKFLADIEIYVDGIATMQIQNLNALVDTVRHEIIERYRPGEDDPHLKVLQAAHISDDEYFSHMVLDDLNLIIRDIREAHKKDSESAPQTTVADELKENLEAVENFKGSRDEKLVVLYCKQLGINYKNLSDEEFRWLIRILKKSKKMGTPISQRKKR, encoded by the coding sequence ATGAAAGGAGCAACAAGCATACAGGAACGCCTTTGGGAACTCCGCAAGGACAAAGGCTTAAATCTGGAAGAACTATCAAAGCTGACGGGTATTTCCAAATCTGCTCTCGGAAGTTATGAAAAAGAGGATTTTAAGGAAATCAATCATGGCAACCTTATCACGCTGGCAGACTTCTATGGGGTTTCCGTTGATTATCTACTGTGCCGGACAGAGAACAGGGAGCAGATCAACACGTCATTGACGGAGCTGCATTTGAATGATGAGATGGTTGCTCTCCTGAAAAGCGGTCGGATTAACAACCGTCTGCTCTGTGAGCTTGCCACACATAAAGATTTTATCAAGTTTCTTGCAGACATTGAGATTTATGTGGACGGGATTGCCACCATGCAGATTCAAAATCTCAATGCACTTGTCGATACCGTCCGGCATGAAATCATTGAACGGTATCGCCCCGGCGAAGATGACCCGCATTTGAAAGTGCTGCAAGCCGCCCATATCAGCGATGATGAATATTTCAGCCACATGGTTCTGGATGACCTCAATCTCATTATCCGGGATATTCGGGAAGCTCACAAAAAGGACAGTGAGAGTGCGCCCCAGACCACCGTTGCCGATGAACTGAAAGAAAATCTGGAAGCGGTCGAAAATTTCAAGGGCAGTCGGGATGAAAAGCTCGTTGTCCTTTACTGCAAGCAGCTCGGTATCAACTATAAAAATCTGTCAGATGAAGAATTTCGCTGGCTCATTCGGATTCTCAAAAAATCAAAGAAAATGGGAACGCCTATCAGCCAAAGGAAAAAACGGTAA
- a CDS encoding helix-turn-helix domain-containing protein, with protein sequence MHISYKPLWHTLLERDMRKEDLRLAAGMTTNMIANMSKEGKHISMDTLARICETLNCEITDVIELVPDEPTSTGGKEHERTETKNNGKRN encoded by the coding sequence ATGCACATCAGCTATAAACCACTCTGGCACACACTGTTAGAGCGTGATATGCGAAAAGAAGATTTAAGGCTTGCCGCTGGTATGACAACGAATATGATTGCCAACATGAGTAAAGAGGGAAAGCACATCAGCATGGACACATTAGCCCGTATCTGCGAAACGCTGAATTGTGAGATTACCGATGTGATTGAGTTAGTACCAGACGAGCCTACTTCCACAGGAGGTAAGGAACATGAGCGAACTGAAACCAAGAATAACGGAAAACGGAATTGA
- a CDS encoding DeoR family transcriptional regulator, with protein MNFEFMTIDTPLPPCMPFPRALTGFPVSSTAKVMYCRMLDAMLSKGQEDENGILFVCFPVTAIAAVLSRSPMTVKRSLNELETAGLIMRVRQGVGEPNRIYVLIPGKEDAALA; from the coding sequence ATGAATTTTGAATTTATGACGATAGACACACCCTTGCCGCCCTGTATGCCTTTTCCCAGGGCGTTGACAGGATTTCCAGTCAGCAGCACCGCAAAGGTCATGTACTGCCGGATGCTGGACGCTATGCTCTCCAAAGGGCAGGAGGACGAGAACGGAATCCTGTTTGTCTGCTTCCCTGTCACAGCCATTGCCGCAGTCCTGTCCCGCAGCCCCATGACGGTCAAGCGTTCTTTGAATGAACTGGAAACCGCCGGACTTATCATGCGGGTGCGTCAGGGCGTTGGAGAACCAAACAGGATTTATGTGCTGATACCGGGAAAGGAGGACGCTGCCCTTGCCTGA
- a CDS encoding transposon-encoded TnpW family protein — protein MTDTQRNKRPARRPDCVTETRIGNTILVVSGFFKEGATDTAADKMMKVLEAEAAAGYLSCEKPN, from the coding sequence ATGACCGACACCCAAAGAAACAAACGCCCTGCCCGCCGCCCGGACTGCGTGACCGAAACAAGGATAGGCAACACAATCCTTGTGGTGTCCGGCTTTTTCAAGGAGGGGGCGACCGACACCGCCGCTGACAAGATGATGAAAGTGCTGGAAGCAGAAGCCGCCGCCGGATATTTGAGCTGCGAGAAGCCTAATTGA
- a CDS encoding acyl-CoA--6-aminopenicillanic acid acyltransferase, which translates to MYHAHFRGTHYEAGFRWGSLLLKHKNIILENIPFEITQERIDYALSCLPIYEKYYHEIMEEIQGLADGQQCDVRILQAVLFSMYSMPPSCNCSCFAFTTEHEILLGRNSDFLTEIERLNQNVVYKLTDGVYSFTGNTTAFVEIEDGVNEHGLAVGLTSVYPNQCKPGFNAGMIVRYLLEKCKNVSEAVSCLYQLPIASAQTLTLADAMGTITVIECNAEQIKVEKTLNNNLSFVCATNTFHFPEMIGYNNDKIDNWFAEERYQTLYSAFIRKNGGFNLPFAEKLLSGDYGFLCQYDRSTGKDTVWSVIYDMKRHKIYRSEGNPGRHKFKEDTRFQF; encoded by the coding sequence ATGTATCATGCACATTTTAGGGGAACACACTACGAAGCTGGTTTTCGGTGGGGTTCCTTACTGTTAAAACACAAAAATATAATTTTGGAGAACATACCATTTGAAATCACACAGGAGCGGATTGACTATGCTTTGTCCTGCCTTCCGATTTATGAAAAGTATTACCATGAGATTATGGAAGAAATTCAAGGTCTGGCAGATGGACAACAATGTGATGTCCGTATTCTGCAAGCTGTATTATTTAGTATGTACTCTATGCCGCCATCTTGTAATTGCTCTTGTTTTGCTTTTACAACGGAGCATGAAATTCTTCTGGGACGAAACAGTGATTTTCTGACAGAAATCGAAAGACTAAATCAGAATGTAGTTTATAAATTGACAGATGGAGTTTATTCTTTCACAGGAAATACAACTGCTTTTGTTGAGATTGAAGATGGCGTTAATGAACATGGTTTAGCGGTTGGTCTAACATCCGTCTATCCTAACCAATGCAAACCGGGATTTAACGCAGGTATGATTGTCAGATACCTGCTGGAGAAATGTAAAAATGTATCGGAAGCTGTCTCCTGTTTATATCAACTACCGATTGCTTCAGCGCAAACTTTAACCTTAGCTGATGCAATGGGGACGATAACAGTTATAGAATGTAATGCGGAACAGATAAAAGTAGAAAAGACATTGAATAACAATCTTTCTTTTGTCTGCGCAACAAACACTTTCCATTTTCCAGAAATGATAGGCTATAACAACGATAAAATTGATAATTGGTTTGCAGAAGAACGGTATCAAACATTGTATTCAGCTTTTATCAGAAAAAATGGAGGTTTCAATCTTCCATTTGCAGAAAAATTGTTGTCTGGGGATTATGGTTTTCTCTGCCAGTATGACAGAAGTACTGGTAAAGATACTGTCTGGTCAGTCATCTATGATATGAAACGACACAAAATTTATCGAAGCGAAGGGAATCCCGGACGACACAAATTCAAAGAAGATACTCGTTTTCAGTTTTGA
- a CDS encoding TnpV protein produces the protein MSELKPRITENGIDYILVGDYYIPDLKLPKEHRPIGKYGRMHREYLREVHPVRLNTLTLTGELWTYLADLNEQAQERLDTIMEQMKDAEGVTEELKRTQEMEWVRRCNNIHNRAEEIILQEMIYS, from the coding sequence ATGAGCGAACTGAAACCAAGAATAACGGAAAACGGAATTGATTATATCCTTGTCGGAGATTACTATATCCCGGATTTGAAGCTGCCGAAGGAACACCGCCCTATTGGAAAGTACGGACGGATGCACAGGGAATATTTAAGGGAAGTCCACCCAGTCAGATTGAACACATTGACCTTGACCGGGGAGTTATGGACATACCTTGCAGACCTGAACGAACAGGCACAGGAACGGTTAGACACCATCATGGAGCAGATGAAAGATGCCGAGGGCGTGACCGAGGAATTGAAACGAACCCAAGAAATGGAATGGGTGCGGCGTTGCAATAACATTCACAACCGGGCAGAAGAAATTATTTTGCAAGAGATGATTTATTCATAA
- a CDS encoding replication initiator protein A has protein sequence MTAGTELPAYLPYPRFLLETDLSHTARELYSLLLDRSTLSQKNGWQDSEGRTYIVYPIAEMAEVMKKGSTTIKGALNELDAAGLLERRRTGFSCANRLYVKVPAPVVQFPDQLTDGKPTLIRAGNRPTDSRKTDLMTVGKPSPNQTNINNLIESQTKRASEGQPPAAYGRYKNVFLSDADLLGLEKDFPGKWEYYLDRLSCHIASTGKRYKSHAATIYKWAQEDAAKGKPKKGIPDYSFKEGESL, from the coding sequence ATGACCGCAGGAACGGAGCTGCCCGCTTACCTGCCTTACCCCCGTTTCCTGCTGGAAACAGACCTATCCCATACCGCAAGAGAGTTATATTCGCTGCTGTTAGACCGTTCCACCCTTTCACAGAAGAACGGCTGGCAGGACAGCGAGGGGCGGACATACATTGTCTACCCCATAGCGGAAATGGCGGAAGTGATGAAAAAAGGCAGCACCACCATAAAGGGGGCACTGAACGAACTGGACGCTGCGGGGCTGTTGGAGCGCAGGCGGACGGGCTTCTCTTGCGCCAACCGTCTGTATGTGAAAGTGCCTGCCCCAGTGGTACAGTTTCCCGACCAACTGACGGACGGAAAACCGACCCTCATAAGGGCAGGAAACCGACCAACTGACAGCCGGAAAACTGACCTTATGACGGTCGGAAAACCGTCCCCTAACCAAACTAATATAAACAACCTAATAGAGAGCCAAACAAAAAGAGCGAGTGAGGGGCAGCCCCCTGCCGCTTATGGCAGATATAAAAATGTATTCCTTTCTGACGCAGACCTTTTGGGACTGGAAAAGGACTTTCCCGGCAAGTGGGAGTATTACCTTGACCGCCTATCCTGCCATATCGCTTCTACCGGGAAGCGGTATAAAAGCCATGCAGCCACCATTTACAAGTGGGCGCAGGAGGACGCCGCCAAAGGGAAGCCCAAGAAAGGCATACCGGACTATTCATTCAAGGAGGGAGAAAGCCTATGA
- a CDS encoding cysteine-rich VLP domain-containing protein, whose protein sequence is MNGNIPRMDYRQYRAARRLVHECCNYDSGNCLLLEDSEPCVCVQSISYSLLCRWFTAAVLPLDEALEAALLRRESRKRCAVCGAFFFPKSNRGKYCPDCAGRMKRINAAKRKRKQRGKCHALGHFKPA, encoded by the coding sequence ATGAACGGTAATATCCCCCGCATGGACTACCGCCAGTACCGGGCAGCCCGCCGCCTTGTGCATGAGTGCTGCAACTATGACAGCGGGAACTGCCTGCTGTTGGAGGACAGTGAGCCTTGCGTGTGTGTGCAGAGTATCAGCTATTCGCTGCTCTGCCGCTGGTTTACTGCCGCTGTCCTGCCCCTTGATGAAGCACTGGAAGCCGCCCTTTTGCGCCGGGAAAGCCGGAAACGCTGCGCTGTCTGCGGGGCGTTCTTCTTCCCCAAGTCCAACCGGGGGAAATACTGCCCGGACTGCGCCGGACGCATGAAGCGGATAAATGCCGCCAAACGGAAGCGGAAACAAAGGGGGAAATGTCACGCTTTAGGGCATTTCAAACCCGCATAA
- a CDS encoding ATP-binding protein, translating into MTDTIHNTILPMTDTTVTPEDYTGEDGLLYCGKCHKPKEAYFPEGKTFFGRDRHPSECDCQRAARKEREAAEKQRSHLETVERLKRQGFTDKTMQDWTFANDNGSCPQMKNAAGYVARWEQIKDGNYGLLLWGKVGTGKSYFAGCIANALMEQEVPVCMTNFAAILNDLTASFAGRNEYISRLCSFPLLIIDDFGIERGTEYGLEQVYNVIDSRYRSRKPLIVTTNLTLEELQHPEDTAHARIYDRLLEMCSPLCFTGENLRKAAAQGKMERLKRLLAGKEICL; encoded by the coding sequence ATGACCGATACAATCCACAACACCATACTGCCTATGACTGATACCACTGTCACACCGGAGGATTACACCGGGGAGGACGGGCTGTTATACTGCGGCAAATGCCACAAGCCCAAAGAAGCCTATTTCCCGGAGGGCAAGACCTTTTTCGGGCGTGACCGCCACCCGTCAGAGTGCGACTGCCAGCGGGCAGCCCGCAAGGAACGGGAAGCTGCCGAAAAGCAGCGCAGCCACCTTGAAACGGTGGAACGACTGAAACGGCAGGGATTTACCGACAAGACCATGCAGGACTGGACATTTGCCAACGATAACGGAAGCTGCCCGCAGATGAAGAACGCCGCCGGATATGTGGCACGCTGGGAGCAGATAAAGGACGGGAACTACGGGCTGCTCTTGTGGGGAAAGGTAGGCACTGGAAAAAGCTATTTTGCCGGGTGTATTGCAAATGCCCTCATGGAGCAGGAAGTCCCGGTGTGCATGACAAACTTTGCAGCGATACTCAACGACCTTACCGCCAGCTTTGCGGGCAGGAATGAATATATTTCCCGGCTTTGCAGCTTCCCCCTGCTCATCATTGACGATTTTGGAATAGAGCGTGGCACAGAATACGGACTGGAACAGGTCTATAACGTGATTGACAGCCGCTACCGGAGCAGGAAGCCGCTGATTGTGACGACCAACCTCACGCTGGAGGAATTGCAGCACCCGGAGGACACCGCCCACGCCCGGATTTATGACCGGCTGCTTGAAATGTGTTCCCCCCTCTGCTTTACCGGGGAGAATTTGAGGAAAGCCGCCGCACAGGGGAAAATGGAACGGCTGAAACGGCTGCTTGCCGGAAAGGAGATTTGCCTATGA